Below is a genomic region from Elusimicrobiota bacterium.
CTCGTTCCAGGCGCACATGGAGGCCAGGTAATTTTCAAATTTGAACGTTTTAACCATGGGGCTATCGCCGTGCTCAGCAAAAGACTTTTTCATGTAATCCGTGTATTTTTTATGTTTTGTTATTTGCACTTTTTCCGGCAGATATTGCTTTTCCTCGGACGAAAGCCCCTCAAGCCCTTCGCGGGCTATTTTTGAAACAATTTCCTTCGGCAGATTCAGGGCGAGCGCCTTCAGCTTGTTTTCGCGGATGAAATCAAAAAGCGGCTTATATAGGTTAAAGTCAAAACCCCACTCTTTGGACCAGTCGGCTTTCTGAAGAAATTCCTGTTCGGTAATTTTACCGGCGGCGTAGTCGTCCAAAACCGGCTGCAAAGTCATGTTCAGCATTTCAAAGGCCACCACTATCTTTGACCCGCGCGCCTGGCGCATGGCTTTCAGGGCTTCAAGCTGGGCCCGATGGTCCTGCAGTTGATCGTGCGTCTCGCCCACATAGACAATATCGCTTTTCCAGACCACCGATTTGAAGGCCGCCTCGCTGTCAAACGGCTTGCCGGACTGCGCCCCGAATATGCAGAAGCCCGGGGTGTCCTTCGGATTATT
It encodes:
- a CDS encoding ChaN family lipoprotein — translated: MQILFLSFLFLTPALSYAKSAPAPLAAAPAPQVQPKDPNNPKDTPGFCIFGAQSGKPFDSEAAFKSVVWKSDIVYVGETHDQLQDHRAQLEALKAMRQARGSKIVVAFEMLNMTLQPVLDDYAAGKITEQEFLQKADWSKEWGFDFNLYKPLFDFIRENKLKALALNLPKEIVSKIAREGLEGLSSEEKQYLPEKVQITKHKKYTDYMKKSFAEHGDSPMVKTFKFENYLASMCAWNEGMGSRLADFMNNNPGYSALAVVGNGHVLYNAAIPASVKARAEKLRQASFYTEDAALCPDTMPAEAKNMANYIWYIAHLKKAEPAAVQSSTTTFGNTPAPTAPEAEKLP